One Cryobacterium psychrophilum DNA segment encodes these proteins:
- a CDS encoding peptidoglycan DD-metalloendopeptidase family protein yields the protein MMNRTTTVIGRELAGAWRRLSHNRGPARRRALAVTSVTATLTLLVTLVSPVGSAQALDYPTWQDLQNAKSNTVAAAEQVTRIQELLVGLQTQVEQTQAEADARAAALEEAQQKFDDAARRASDLQEQADASKATADAATRQAGQLAAQLYRTGGTDLSVNLFIEGSSGGEADALLSKLGNMSKLVERSTDIYDVAQSANNSAQALGDQARIAQTERETLRVAAEAALKAAQSAAEVAAAALVESQEKSVELDSQLAFMRDAEATTSAGYEAGVVERARLEAIRVAEVARQAAAARAAAQAAAAAAAAARAPASSGSSGGTSSSVSSTGWGVPASGRITGGYGSRTSLCSSGGGYCSGTFHYGTDLGTGCYAPIYAAKSGTVTWAGRLGTYGNFVKIDHGDGVSTGYAHIRDGGIFVQAGQRVSVGQNIASSGETGASTACHLHFEVWINGNRINAAPFMADRGAPLG from the coding sequence ATGATGAATCGCACGACAACCGTGATCGGCCGCGAGCTGGCGGGTGCCTGGCGGCGCCTCAGCCACAATCGCGGCCCTGCCCGTCGTCGAGCCCTCGCGGTCACCAGCGTCACAGCCACGCTGACACTGCTGGTGACGCTGGTCAGCCCGGTTGGGTCAGCCCAGGCCCTCGACTACCCCACCTGGCAAGATCTGCAGAACGCCAAGTCCAACACCGTGGCCGCCGCGGAGCAGGTCACCAGAATCCAGGAGTTGCTCGTGGGCCTGCAAACGCAGGTCGAGCAGACCCAGGCCGAGGCTGATGCTCGCGCCGCCGCACTCGAAGAGGCCCAGCAGAAATTTGACGACGCGGCTCGACGCGCGAGTGACCTCCAGGAGCAGGCCGACGCCAGCAAAGCGACAGCGGATGCCGCCACGCGCCAGGCCGGTCAACTCGCCGCCCAGCTCTACCGCACGGGTGGAACCGACCTGAGCGTCAACCTGTTCATCGAGGGCAGCAGCGGCGGAGAAGCCGACGCCCTGCTCTCCAAGCTCGGCAACATGAGCAAGCTCGTAGAGCGCAGCACCGACATCTACGATGTGGCGCAATCGGCCAACAACAGCGCGCAGGCGCTCGGTGACCAGGCCAGGATCGCCCAGACCGAACGCGAAACCCTCCGTGTGGCGGCGGAAGCCGCCCTCAAGGCCGCCCAGTCCGCGGCCGAAGTCGCCGCCGCCGCTCTCGTGGAATCGCAGGAGAAGAGCGTCGAACTCGACTCGCAGCTCGCGTTCATGCGCGACGCGGAGGCGACGACATCCGCCGGCTATGAAGCCGGCGTGGTTGAACGCGCCCGCCTCGAGGCGATCCGGGTGGCCGAGGTCGCACGTCAGGCGGCAGCAGCACGCGCGGCAGCTCAGGCGGCCGCGGCAGCCGCAGCTGCCGCGCGGGCCCCCGCCAGCTCAGGCAGTTCGGGCGGAACAAGTAGCTCGGTCAGCTCAACCGGTTGGGGCGTTCCCGCCAGCGGCCGCATCACCGGCGGCTACGGCTCCCGAACATCGCTGTGCAGCAGCGGCGGCGGCTACTGCAGTGGAACCTTCCACTACGGCACCGACCTCGGCACGGGCTGCTACGCACCCATATACGCCGCGAAATCCGGCACCGTCACCTGGGCCGGACGGCTCGGAACATACGGAAACTTCGTGAAGATCGACCATGGCGACGGAGTCTCCACCGGCTACGCGCACATCCGCGATGGGGGAATCTTTGTTCAGGCAGGCCAGAGAGTGTCGGTCGGGCAGAACATCGCGAGTTCCGGTGAAACGGGCGCCTCGACCGCGTGCCACCTGCACTTCGAGGTGTGGATCAACGGGAACCGCATCAACGCCGCACCGTTCATGGCCGACAGGGGAGCTCCACTTGGCTAA